A single bacterium HR11 DNA region contains:
- the lpxK gene encoding Tetraacyldisaccharide 4'-kinase, which translates to MGRLDALLSHPVWGMGMAPWAGVYGLLTCLWHHTYDVGLRKTVCLPVPVVSVGSLFVGGSGKTPFVMYLARYFRTLGYTPLVLSRGYRGRQRGVAWVDIDRASVPDWRVIGDEPAMLVRWVPVTVAVGRRREAAYALAARNGAFDVVLLDDGFQYRRLARTVDLVLIDIPNWRRSRRLFPSGRLREPLHHLRRADAILLTKGRTLEEYEAVERDLRRFRSWRRPIFRVRFSVGPFLDMREGARPMPLEELRHGRWMVTATVADPDSFVQDLREAGIDIAATWLRPDHAPWGPEEIRRLELTSRTCWGVLTTLKDWVKMEAYRPNFTVIVVGQQLSFLPPSPNFPDWLQRRLREGPPDLGVSTLLT; encoded by the coding sequence ATGGGGCGACTGGATGCTCTCCTAAGCCACCCCGTCTGGGGTATGGGGATGGCCCCCTGGGCGGGCGTATACGGGCTTCTGACCTGTCTATGGCACCACACCTATGACGTTGGCCTACGAAAGACAGTTTGTCTGCCCGTACCTGTCGTCAGCGTGGGGAGTCTATTCGTCGGCGGAAGTGGGAAGACGCCCTTCGTGATGTATTTGGCCCGTTACTTCCGGACCCTCGGGTATACGCCCCTCGTCCTCTCTCGCGGATACCGGGGCCGGCAACGGGGCGTCGCCTGGGTCGATATCGACCGGGCTTCGGTCCCGGACTGGCGGGTCATCGGGGACGAACCGGCCATGCTGGTCCGGTGGGTCCCGGTCACCGTGGCTGTCGGCCGACGCCGGGAGGCGGCTTACGCCTTGGCCGCCCGGAATGGGGCTTTTGACGTCGTCCTGTTAGACGATGGCTTCCAATATCGACGTTTGGCCCGAACCGTCGATTTGGTCTTAATCGACATTCCCAATTGGCGGCGCTCCCGACGTTTGTTCCCGAGCGGCCGTCTTCGGGAGCCCCTTCACCACCTCCGACGGGCGGATGCCATTCTTCTGACGAAGGGTCGGACCCTTGAGGAGTACGAGGCCGTCGAGCGGGATCTCCGTCGTTTTCGATCTTGGCGACGTCCTATCTTCCGGGTCCGCTTCTCCGTCGGCCCCTTCCTGGACATGCGGGAGGGTGCACGCCCCATGCCCCTGGAGGAACTCCGACACGGCCGCTGGATGGTCACGGCGACCGTCGCCGACCCCGATTCCTTCGTGCAGGACCTCCGCGAGGCCGGTATCGACATCGCCGCTACGTGGCTCCGGCCGGATCATGCCCCCTGGGGACCTGAAGAGATTCGTCGTCTGGAACTCACCAGCCGGACCTGCTGGGGCGTCCTCACGACTCTCAAGGATTGGGTCAAGATGGAAGCCTACCGCCCGAACTTCACCGTCATCGTCGTAGGTCAACAGTTGAGCTTCTTACCGCCGAGTCCGAACTTCCCGGACTGGCTCCAACGCCGCCTACGGGAGGGCCCGCCGGATCTCGGGGTTTCGACCCTGCTCACTTAG
- the fadA gene encoding 3-ketoacyl-CoA thiolase encodes MTRAAFIVAGVRSPIGKAPKGSLRHVRPDDLLAHVIRSLLKRVPDFDLSLIDDVIIGCATPEAEQGLNVARIAALRAGLPASVPAFTLNRFCASGLEAIAIGAQRIMLGVANLVIAGGVESMSRLPMGGWHPSPNPALMKTYPDVYLSMGLTAENLAERYQISREQQDLFALESHRKAVQAIDTGKFREEVAPVPVQWVESVEGRPQNRDFVLEVDEGPRRDTSMEALAKLPPVFKQNGTVTAGNSSQMSDGAAAVLLASEPTIKQLRLNPWLRFVDYTYAGVAPEVMGLGPVEALRRLVHWTDVALGMVDVIELNEAFAAQVLAVFRELPELDPAKVNPNGGAIALGHPLGCTGARQTVTLMHELKRRRGKYGIVTMCVGGGMGAAALFENVMT; translated from the coding sequence ATGACGCGTGCCGCTTTTATCGTCGCCGGGGTGCGGTCGCCAATCGGCAAGGCTCCGAAGGGCTCGCTCCGCCACGTCCGTCCGGACGACTTGCTGGCCCATGTGATCCGTAGCCTACTGAAGCGGGTCCCCGATTTCGACCTCAGCCTAATTGACGACGTCATCATTGGCTGTGCGACGCCGGAGGCCGAACAGGGCCTGAATGTGGCCCGCATCGCGGCCCTCCGGGCCGGCTTACCTGCTTCCGTACCGGCGTTTACCCTAAACCGCTTCTGTGCTTCCGGCCTGGAGGCCATCGCCATCGGAGCTCAGCGCATCATGCTCGGCGTGGCGAACTTGGTCATCGCCGGGGGTGTCGAGTCGATGAGCCGCCTCCCGATGGGCGGCTGGCACCCCAGCCCGAATCCAGCCCTCATGAAGACTTATCCCGACGTCTATCTGAGCATGGGTTTGACGGCTGAAAACCTGGCCGAGCGCTATCAAATCTCCCGAGAACAGCAAGACCTCTTTGCCTTAGAGAGCCATCGGAAAGCCGTCCAGGCCATCGACACGGGGAAATTTCGGGAAGAAGTCGCCCCCGTGCCGGTCCAGTGGGTCGAGTCGGTCGAGGGAAGGCCCCAGAATCGGGACTTCGTCCTGGAAGTCGATGAGGGTCCCCGTCGGGACACGTCGATGGAGGCCTTGGCGAAGCTTCCGCCCGTGTTCAAGCAAAATGGCACGGTCACGGCCGGCAACAGTTCTCAGATGAGCGACGGGGCGGCCGCCGTCTTGCTGGCCTCGGAGCCGACCATCAAGCAGTTACGCCTGAACCCGTGGCTTCGGTTTGTCGACTACACTTACGCCGGCGTGGCTCCGGAAGTCATGGGTCTCGGTCCCGTCGAAGCCCTCCGGCGCCTGGTTCACTGGACCGACGTGGCCCTCGGCATGGTCGACGTCATCGAGTTGAACGAAGCCTTCGCCGCCCAGGTCTTGGCCGTCTTTCGGGAACTACCCGAGCTGGACCCGGCCAAGGTCAACCCCAACGGCGGGGCCATCGCCTTGGGCCACCCCTTAGGTTGCACGGGTGCCCGCCAGACGGTCACGCTCATGCACGAGCTCAAGCGTCGTCGGGGCAAGTACGGGATCGTCACGATGTGCGTCGGCGGCGGCATGGGAGCGGCGGCCCTGTTCGAAAACGTGATGACCTGA
- the recF gene encoding DNA replication and repair protein RecF: protein MTWRWKIKGFRNLDIDAELDESLTLVVGPNASGKTSLLEALYWIAYGRSFRTRSAAAVLRRGHMAANVQIEWPSSLEKVELQLTASASKLRYQGQPISFVEWRKRWPLLYIGGREWALLSSRSLWRRKLLDESLLALFPDYQEWRRRYRQAWIQRTHALMAGWSAEARRPWDEAFIQAGAKVWEARNYLIRQVREAVHSRWRRLFPQESLEIQLWSPWVTTWDSQLPSVFQEALRRAESEEKNTGRCQVGPHRDDLAVRTASGSFWDMASAGQVRSFLIVWADAVAEMADKLGKAPMLLLIDDFDAEIDLPRARLVLPWLARHRAILTTHRRFWLRAEDFPGQRMEIRGGRLIPVPVSGSPRAGSS, encoded by the coding sequence ATGACGTGGCGATGGAAGATTAAGGGCTTCCGAAACCTGGACATCGACGCGGAGTTAGACGAGAGCTTGACGCTGGTCGTCGGCCCCAACGCCAGCGGCAAGACGAGCCTTTTGGAAGCCCTTTACTGGATCGCCTACGGGCGGTCCTTTCGGACCCGCTCGGCGGCCGCCGTCCTTCGGCGCGGTCACATGGCGGCCAACGTTCAAATCGAGTGGCCTTCTTCTCTTGAAAAGGTCGAGCTTCAACTCACGGCTTCGGCTTCGAAACTTCGGTATCAGGGTCAGCCGATTTCCTTTGTCGAATGGCGAAAGCGCTGGCCGCTTTTGTACATCGGCGGCCGTGAATGGGCGCTTCTATCGAGCCGGTCCCTGTGGCGGCGGAAGCTCTTAGACGAGAGCCTCTTAGCCCTCTTTCCAGATTATCAAGAATGGCGGCGACGCTATCGTCAGGCGTGGATCCAGAGGACTCATGCCCTGATGGCCGGTTGGTCTGCAGAGGCCCGGCGCCCTTGGGACGAGGCCTTTATCCAAGCCGGGGCCAAGGTCTGGGAGGCCCGGAACTACTTGATTCGGCAGGTCCGGGAAGCGGTCCACAGCCGATGGCGGCGTTTATTTCCCCAAGAGAGTTTGGAAATCCAGCTCTGGAGCCCGTGGGTCACGACCTGGGATTCCCAGCTCCCATCGGTCTTCCAAGAGGCCCTTCGGCGGGCCGAGTCGGAGGAAAAGAATACGGGCCGTTGCCAGGTGGGCCCTCATCGGGACGACTTAGCCGTTCGCACGGCCTCGGGGTCCTTCTGGGATATGGCCTCGGCCGGCCAGGTCCGGTCCTTCTTGATCGTGTGGGCCGACGCCGTGGCCGAAATGGCCGACAAGCTCGGCAAGGCTCCTATGCTCTTACTGATCGATGACTTTGACGCCGAGATCGACCTGCCCCGAGCCCGTCTCGTCCTGCCTTGGCTGGCTCGACATCGGGCCATCCTCACGACTCACCGTCGGTTCTGGCTCCGTGCGGAGGATTTCCCGGGTCAGCGAATGGAAATCCGGGGTGGTCGCCTAATTCCGGTCCCGGTCTCGGGAAGTCCTCGGGCTGGGTCCTCTTGA
- a CDS encoding Magnesium transporter MgtE has product MVRAMHIVSLEIQEMLERRLFRELKEALQGLYPSDLLDILRDLEPENRALLFRLLPKDKAADVFAEMYPEEQEDLLNRLTDEKVAELLRNMAPDDRTELLEEMPASVVTRLIRLLPPEERREALTLLNYPPNSAGRIMTPDYVAVRPFMRVQEVLDRIRRVEFDKETIYYIYVIDEQRRLVGVLSLRELLLAEPSEPIEAVMNRAVIAVRTTDDQETVVRLMKRYDLLAMPVVDAEDRLVGIVTIDDAMDVLEEEATEDIYKLSALEGSEIDYARARPLELYKKRIAWLTLLFVSESLTSTVIAHYEHLIARLAILAAWIPLLIGTGGNVGSQITTLIVRAFATGQIRVRDFLRVLWKEVWVGLLIGVSMGLYIWLRIAVFRHNPLVAFSVGVAMVLIALTANLIGVALPFLFRRLGVDPAVTSSPFIATLMDVTGLLIYFNVVEWLLRDFHLGGSP; this is encoded by the coding sequence ATGGTCCGTGCGATGCACATCGTATCCCTGGAAATTCAGGAGATGCTGGAGCGGCGCCTCTTCCGGGAGCTGAAGGAAGCCCTCCAGGGCCTCTACCCCAGCGACCTCTTGGACATCTTGCGGGACCTGGAACCGGAAAATCGGGCCCTCCTGTTTCGCCTCCTCCCCAAGGATAAGGCCGCCGACGTGTTCGCTGAGATGTACCCCGAGGAACAGGAAGACCTCCTGAACCGCCTGACCGACGAGAAGGTCGCTGAACTCTTAAGGAATATGGCGCCCGACGACCGGACCGAACTCTTGGAAGAAATGCCCGCTTCGGTCGTGACCCGCCTGATTCGCCTCCTGCCGCCCGAGGAGCGGCGGGAGGCCCTGACCCTGCTGAACTACCCGCCCAACTCGGCCGGTCGGATCATGACGCCGGACTACGTGGCCGTCCGGCCTTTCATGCGGGTCCAAGAGGTCCTGGACCGCATCCGGCGGGTCGAGTTCGACAAGGAGACGATCTATTACATCTACGTGATCGATGAACAGCGTCGTCTGGTCGGCGTCTTATCCCTCCGGGAGCTCTTGTTAGCCGAGCCGTCCGAACCCATCGAGGCCGTCATGAACCGGGCCGTCATCGCCGTCCGGACGACCGACGACCAAGAGACGGTCGTCCGCCTGATGAAGCGGTATGACCTGCTGGCGATGCCCGTCGTGGACGCCGAAGACCGCCTGGTCGGGATCGTCACCATCGACGACGCCATGGACGTCTTGGAAGAGGAGGCCACGGAGGACATCTACAAGCTGAGCGCCTTGGAGGGCTCCGAAATCGATTACGCCCGGGCTCGACCCCTGGAGCTTTACAAGAAGCGGATTGCCTGGCTGACCCTCCTATTTGTCTCCGAAAGCCTGACCTCGACGGTGATCGCCCACTACGAACACCTGATCGCCCGTTTGGCCATCTTGGCGGCCTGGATCCCCCTCCTCATCGGGACGGGCGGCAACGTGGGGAGCCAGATCACGACCCTCATCGTCCGAGCCTTTGCGACCGGTCAGATTCGTGTGCGGGACTTTCTGCGCGTGCTGTGGAAAGAAGTCTGGGTCGGCCTCCTCATCGGGGTCAGCATGGGTCTCTACATTTGGCTCCGGATCGCCGTGTTCCGTCACAATCCACTGGTCGCCTTCTCGGTCGGCGTCGCCATGGTCCTCATCGCCCTGACGGCCAACCTCATCGGGGTCGCCTTGCCCTTCCTATTCCGACGGCTCGGCGTGGACCCGGCCGTCACCAGCTCGCCCTTCATCGCCACGTTGATGGACGTGACAGGCTTGTTGATTTACTTCAACGTGGTCGAGTGGCTACTACGGGACTTTCATCTGGGAGGCAGTCCGTGA
- the zraR_1 gene encoding Transcriptional regulatory protein ZraR encodes MSPKQAIDWDTTNARLSPTLSVEPVGDTTGLVGTSPAIVRVRQQIARLAALPVCVLIRGETGTGKELVAQALHRLGPHAEAPFIAVNCAAIPEHLLESELFGYRRGAFTGADRDMPGLIERAGQGTVFFDEIGDMSLYHQAKILRVLQEKKVRRIGDDAERPVHCRFIFATHADLEHQVRCGKFRKDLYFRIRTPCVRLPALRDRQEDIPLLVEFFLQKYQPLLGAQVRDIHPRVWDFLLHHSWPGNVRELESVLVSALVEARGDTVLRPEHLPPEVQLGLNEGTGTTDRGESNLWTIQVPRLQPLAVVRAEFERQYARLVLQETRFDKSRSARILGICRATLYHILDGRRGPMVKRTQPEDFPRPGPELGDHPGFPFADPGNPPHGARTDGES; translated from the coding sequence ATGAGTCCCAAACAGGCAATTGATTGGGATACGACGAACGCCCGGCTCTCTCCGACTTTATCGGTGGAGCCCGTCGGAGATACGACCGGCCTCGTGGGCACGTCCCCGGCCATCGTACGGGTACGCCAGCAGATCGCCCGTTTGGCCGCCTTACCGGTATGTGTCCTTATTCGAGGGGAAACGGGGACCGGCAAGGAGCTGGTCGCCCAAGCCCTCCACCGTCTGGGTCCCCACGCCGAGGCCCCCTTTATCGCCGTGAACTGCGCGGCCATCCCGGAGCATCTGCTGGAAAGCGAACTCTTTGGGTATCGCCGGGGGGCGTTCACGGGAGCCGATCGGGATATGCCGGGTCTCATCGAGCGAGCCGGCCAGGGGACAGTCTTTTTTGACGAAATCGGAGATATGAGCCTCTATCATCAGGCCAAAATCCTGCGGGTTCTTCAGGAAAAGAAAGTCCGCCGGATCGGCGATGACGCAGAACGACCTGTTCACTGCCGTTTTATCTTTGCGACCCATGCTGACTTGGAGCACCAGGTCCGGTGTGGCAAGTTTCGAAAAGACCTGTATTTTCGCATCCGGACGCCATGCGTCCGCCTCCCGGCCTTACGAGACCGCCAGGAGGACATCCCTCTCCTGGTCGAGTTCTTCCTTCAAAAGTACCAGCCCCTCTTGGGTGCCCAGGTTCGGGACATTCACCCGCGAGTCTGGGATTTTCTGCTTCACCACTCATGGCCCGGCAACGTCCGGGAGCTGGAGTCCGTCCTCGTATCGGCTCTGGTCGAGGCGCGTGGGGACACCGTCTTGCGACCAGAACACCTGCCCCCTGAGGTTCAGCTTGGTCTGAACGAAGGGACTGGGACGACCGACCGAGGTGAATCCAACCTGTGGACCATTCAAGTCCCGCGGCTTCAGCCGCTGGCAGTCGTGCGGGCTGAATTCGAGAGGCAATATGCACGGTTGGTCCTCCAGGAGACGAGATTTGATAAAAGCCGGTCGGCTCGAATCCTGGGTATCTGCCGGGCGACTCTCTACCACATCCTGGACGGTCGCCGAGGTCCGATGGTCAAGAGGACCCAGCCCGAGGACTTCCCGAGACCGGGACCGGAATTAGGCGACCACCCCGGATTTCCATTCGCTGACCCGGGAAATCCTCCGCACGGAGCCAGAACCGACGGTGAGTCGTGA
- the purS gene encoding Phosphoribosylformylglycinamidine synthase subunit PurS, with the protein MAETVRVRVIVRLRPGVLDPQGKTIGNVLRSLGYAHVLRVHTGKVFDIEWNGTLDEAERRQVIEIVEKVLSNPLIETYEIEWPDE; encoded by the coding sequence ATGGCCGAAACGGTTCGCGTTCGAGTGATCGTCCGACTCCGCCCTGGCGTCTTGGACCCCCAGGGGAAGACGATCGGGAATGTTTTGCGGAGCCTCGGGTATGCCCACGTCCTCCGGGTTCACACGGGGAAGGTCTTTGACATCGAGTGGAATGGGACCCTCGACGAAGCCGAACGCCGTCAGGTCATCGAAATCGTCGAAAAGGTCCTTTCGAATCCCCTCATCGAGACTTACGAGATCGAGTGGCCTGACGAATGA
- the purB gene encoding Adenylosuccinate lyase, with protein sequence MIPRYTHPEMARWWSDEFRLQCWLNVEMAVLEAFVRLGWLTPEEFESIRSRVRVSVEEVQAREALTQHDVVAFVESVSAPLGPLGRFIHMGLTSSDVLDTATAIQLRESCDQLLHRIDRLREVLRQKALDYKSVPCVGRTHGVHAEPMTLGLKFLLWYEEFGRHRARLVETRGRVAVGKISGAVGVYAHVPPEVEAYVCERLGLQREPVSSQIVPRDRHAEYLNTLALIGASVEKVALEVRHLQRTEVREAEEPFGRGQKGSSAMPHKRNPIVAERLCGLARLLRAYAQTGLENVALWHERDISHSSVERVVLPDASILCDYMLERLTWIIEHMRIYPERLRQNMEITRGLIYSSGVLVALLRKGLDRITAYDLVQRCSMRVWEEDIPFAQALAEDEAVRAYLSAAEIEALCRPEAHLRHVDEIYDRVLGSSSV encoded by the coding sequence ATGATCCCGCGTTACACGCACCCCGAGATGGCCCGGTGGTGGTCGGATGAATTCCGCCTCCAGTGCTGGCTAAACGTGGAAATGGCCGTTTTGGAGGCTTTCGTCCGACTGGGCTGGTTGACTCCTGAAGAATTTGAGTCGATCCGGTCGAGGGTCCGAGTCTCCGTCGAGGAAGTCCAGGCCCGGGAGGCCCTGACCCAGCATGACGTCGTCGCCTTTGTCGAAAGCGTCAGTGCCCCGCTGGGCCCCCTGGGACGCTTTATCCATATGGGCTTGACGTCCTCGGACGTCCTGGACACGGCGACGGCCATTCAACTGCGGGAAAGCTGTGATCAACTCCTTCACCGGATCGACCGCTTGCGGGAAGTCTTACGGCAAAAGGCTCTCGATTACAAAAGCGTCCCGTGTGTCGGGCGGACCCACGGGGTGCATGCCGAGCCGATGACGCTGGGCCTGAAGTTTCTCCTCTGGTACGAAGAGTTCGGTCGTCATCGGGCACGTCTCGTAGAGACTCGAGGCCGGGTCGCCGTGGGGAAGATCTCGGGTGCCGTCGGCGTTTATGCCCACGTCCCACCGGAAGTCGAGGCTTACGTGTGCGAGAGGTTGGGCCTTCAGCGAGAGCCCGTATCAAGCCAGATCGTCCCTCGCGATCGGCATGCCGAGTACTTGAACACGTTGGCCCTGATCGGGGCCTCGGTCGAGAAGGTCGCCCTGGAAGTCCGGCACCTCCAGCGGACCGAAGTCCGGGAGGCGGAAGAGCCCTTTGGGCGGGGCCAGAAGGGCTCGTCGGCCATGCCCCATAAGCGCAATCCCATCGTCGCTGAGCGTCTGTGCGGCCTGGCCCGGCTCCTCCGGGCTTACGCCCAAACGGGCCTGGAGAACGTGGCGCTTTGGCACGAGCGGGACATCAGCCACTCTTCGGTCGAGCGGGTCGTCCTGCCCGATGCCTCGATCTTGTGCGACTATATGCTGGAGCGCCTCACTTGGATCATCGAGCATATGCGCATTTACCCAGAGCGACTTCGCCAGAACATGGAGATCACCCGAGGTCTGATCTATTCCAGCGGGGTCCTGGTCGCCCTTCTTCGGAAGGGCCTGGACCGGATCACGGCTTATGATTTGGTCCAGCGTTGTTCCATGCGGGTGTGGGAAGAGGACATCCCCTTCGCCCAGGCTTTGGCCGAGGACGAAGCGGTCCGGGCCTATCTGTCGGCGGCGGAGATCGAGGCCCTGTGCCGTCCGGAGGCCCATCTCCGCCACGTCGATGAGATTTACGATCGCGTCCTGGGTTCTTCGTCGGTATAG
- the tsaB gene encoding tRNA threonylcarbamoyladenosine biosynthesis protein TsaB, with protein MDRHTHPHEPWVLAVDAVSACCALALAQGHWLRGVFYSHSPLTLSQRLLPALQTLLQSVECPLDRIRLVALNRGPGSFTALRITLATLMGLRVRVPFRVVPSDTLTLQVLRWSGEGEVWSLIPAGRTEFALALFTKEEDRVVRRTEVHHGTWYQVYPALQGDDRPILYPEPGVIPLAGSPRVVRIHERHRVEALLTLAQRPGAFQEAVEIYEVQPYYLRPPDIRRVETLIPSGPGRPPGPAEG; from the coding sequence ATGGACCGGCATACCCATCCCCATGAGCCGTGGGTGTTAGCTGTGGATGCCGTGTCGGCTTGCTGTGCCCTGGCGCTGGCCCAGGGCCACTGGCTCCGGGGGGTCTTTTATTCCCATAGTCCTCTGACCCTCAGTCAGCGGCTCTTGCCGGCCTTGCAGACGCTCCTGCAGAGCGTCGAGTGCCCTCTCGACCGGATTCGCCTCGTGGCCCTCAATCGGGGACCGGGGTCCTTCACGGCCCTGCGGATCACGCTGGCGACCCTGATGGGTCTACGGGTCCGGGTCCCCTTCCGGGTCGTGCCGTCCGACACGCTGACCCTCCAGGTCCTCCGTTGGTCCGGCGAAGGGGAGGTCTGGAGCCTGATCCCGGCCGGTCGGACGGAGTTTGCCCTGGCCCTCTTTACGAAGGAGGAGGACCGCGTGGTCCGGCGGACAGAAGTTCACCACGGCACCTGGTACCAGGTCTATCCGGCCCTGCAGGGCGACGACCGGCCGATCTTGTATCCCGAGCCTGGGGTCATCCCACTGGCCGGGTCCCCTCGAGTCGTTCGGATTCACGAGCGCCATCGGGTCGAGGCCTTGCTGACGCTGGCCCAACGGCCCGGGGCCTTTCAGGAAGCCGTCGAGATTTATGAGGTCCAGCCTTACTACCTGCGACCACCGGACATCCGGCGCGTGGAGACCCTCATTCCAAGCGGGCCCGGACGTCCTCCAGGACCGGCCGAAGGATAG
- the kdsD gene encoding Arabinose 5-phosphate isomerase KdsD, protein MKASQGIAPISLTDAEVIAIGRRVLRTEGRAVSRLARTLGPEFAEAVRHLATCRGRVLVSGVGKSGIIGKKLAGTLTSVGIPSLFLHPVEALHGDLGLVTPDDIAVLLSYSGETPELLRLLEWLRRLGIPSIAVTGPRDAALARYSQVVLSVGPLREASPDGVLPTTSTTVMLAVCDALAVAVMQCKGITEAVLSRLHPAGSIGRKLLRVAQVMHTGDDVPRVLLGTPLARAVREMTQKGFGCTAVVDAADHVVGIYTDGDLRRTLERHGSVEGLTIDAVMTPHPKTVRPEDLAVDALRLMEKFKITALIVVNEEGRLEGLVHIHDLWRLQMF, encoded by the coding sequence ATGAAGGCATCTCAAGGAATTGCCCCTATCTCGCTGACGGATGCGGAGGTCATCGCCATCGGGCGCCGTGTGCTCCGCACGGAAGGTCGGGCGGTCTCCCGGCTCGCCCGGACGCTGGGACCGGAGTTTGCAGAGGCCGTCCGGCACTTGGCGACATGCCGGGGTCGGGTGCTCGTGTCGGGCGTCGGCAAGTCGGGCATCATCGGGAAAAAGCTGGCCGGCACGCTGACCAGCGTCGGGATTCCGTCTCTTTTCTTGCATCCCGTCGAAGCCCTGCATGGCGATCTGGGCCTGGTGACGCCGGACGACATCGCCGTCCTTCTCTCTTACAGCGGTGAGACGCCGGAGCTCCTGCGCCTTCTCGAGTGGCTCCGCCGTCTGGGCATCCCCTCGATTGCCGTCACGGGCCCCCGGGATGCCGCTCTGGCCCGGTACAGTCAGGTCGTCCTGTCCGTCGGTCCCCTGCGAGAGGCCTCGCCGGACGGTGTCCTTCCCACGACCAGCACGACTGTGATGCTGGCCGTATGCGACGCCCTGGCCGTCGCCGTGATGCAGTGCAAGGGCATCACCGAGGCCGTCTTGTCCCGGCTCCATCCGGCAGGGAGCATCGGACGCAAACTCCTGCGGGTTGCCCAAGTCATGCACACGGGGGACGACGTCCCGAGAGTCCTCCTGGGGACCCCTCTGGCGCGGGCGGTCCGAGAGATGACCCAGAAGGGATTCGGATGTACGGCCGTCGTCGATGCGGCCGACCACGTCGTGGGCATTTACACGGACGGTGACTTGCGCCGGACCTTGGAACGTCATGGGAGTGTCGAGGGCCTGACCATCGATGCCGTCATGACCCCCCACCCGAAAACCGTCCGGCCCGAGGACCTGGCGGTGGATGCCCTTCGGCTGATGGAAAAGTTCAAAATCACGGCCCTGATCGTCGTCAACGAAGAGGGTCGACTCGAAGGACTCGTTCACATTCACGACCTCTGGCGGCTCCAGATGTTTTGA
- the dnaN gene encoding DNA polymerase III subunit beta has translation MKVAVEKEPLFTELRLIQGAIEKKSAIPTLSYFLMEAEENRLRLTASDMELSYQSIIPAQVAARGRIALPAKVLVDVVRTLPEGLITIELVELPRVLLEAGRSSFELLGLSPDDYPIPQVPALGDTAYVLPTWVLRRAIDYTDFVIPKHTLREAFLGMLLEKRGEVLSAAAMDIYRLAYYESRWEGSSAVPDFSLLIHRKALAELKSALAADAFETVRFGVSGHLITFELGHRRISIRMIDDTFPEYRSFIPESAPYRIQTPRLPLLEAFRRVVLLAKGTPVASAPSVRIEPKDGSLELRFQHPAVGTARDVVEATIHGSPFPVYVNGEFLVEFLSAVQDEEVELWFKSTREPAAVRPVGANTMETYCYVYMPIAEAETAGVTEEVRVPEEEEDDVAMED, from the coding sequence ATGAAGGTGGCTGTCGAGAAGGAACCTCTTTTCACGGAACTTCGGCTGATTCAGGGGGCCATCGAGAAGAAGTCGGCGATTCCGACACTCTCGTACTTTCTGATGGAAGCGGAGGAAAACCGTCTTCGGCTGACGGCCTCAGATATGGAGCTGAGCTACCAATCGATCATTCCGGCTCAGGTTGCGGCTCGAGGCCGTATCGCCCTCCCGGCGAAGGTCTTGGTCGATGTCGTCCGAACGTTACCAGAGGGTCTGATTACCATCGAATTGGTCGAGCTCCCGCGGGTCTTACTCGAGGCGGGCCGTTCCAGCTTTGAGTTATTGGGCTTGTCGCCGGACGACTATCCGATCCCGCAGGTACCGGCCTTGGGGGATACGGCCTATGTCCTTCCGACTTGGGTCCTCCGACGGGCTATCGACTATACGGACTTTGTAATCCCCAAACATACGTTGCGGGAGGCCTTCCTGGGGATGCTCTTGGAAAAGCGTGGAGAAGTGCTTTCAGCGGCGGCGATGGACATCTACCGCTTGGCCTACTACGAGTCCCGCTGGGAAGGGTCATCGGCAGTCCCCGACTTTAGCCTGCTGATTCACCGGAAAGCTTTGGCGGAACTGAAGAGCGCGTTGGCCGCGGACGCCTTTGAGACGGTCCGTTTCGGTGTGAGCGGCCACTTGATCACTTTTGAGCTGGGGCACCGGCGGATCAGCATTCGCATGATCGACGACACGTTTCCCGAGTATCGGAGTTTTATCCCGGAGAGTGCGCCTTACCGGATTCAGACCCCACGGCTTCCGCTTTTAGAGGCCTTTCGCCGAGTCGTCTTATTGGCCAAGGGCACGCCTGTCGCCAGCGCACCCTCCGTCCGAATCGAGCCGAAAGACGGCTCTCTGGAACTTCGGTTCCAGCACCCCGCCGTCGGGACCGCCCGAGACGTGGTCGAAGCGACGATCCATGGGTCTCCCTTTCCCGTGTATGTGAACGGTGAGTTTCTTGTGGAATTCCTCTCGGCCGTCCAAGACGAGGAGGTCGAGCTGTGGTTTAAGTCGACCCGAGAGCCGGCGGCGGTCCGACCCGTGGGTGCCAACACGATGGAAACTTACTGCTATGTGTACATGCCCATTGCGGAGGCCGAGACGGCTGGCGTGACCGAAGAAGTCCGTGTACCCGAAGAAGAGGAAGATGACGTGGCGATGGAAGATTAA